The following coding sequences are from one Streptomyces angustmyceticus window:
- a CDS encoding TetR/AcrR family transcriptional regulator has product MNGSGTAPAVPRPAYRRLSVEQRRSQLLTAALDLFAQRAPEDVSLDDVALAAGVSRPLVYRYFPGGKQQLYEAALRSAADILERCFAEPETGPLTRRLSRALDRYLAFVDEHDAGFSALLQGGSVVGTTRTTAIVDEVRRAAADQILRHLGEPEPGLRLRMTVRMWITAVEAASLIWLDEDKQPSLDELRDWLVDHFVALLAATAATDPQTARVTRAALKLETAEGPAGDLARRILPVVGDATHLL; this is encoded by the coding sequence ATGAACGGCAGCGGCACCGCCCCAGCAGTACCCCGACCCGCCTACCGCAGGCTGAGCGTGGAGCAGCGCCGCAGCCAATTGCTCACCGCCGCGCTGGACCTGTTCGCCCAGCGCGCCCCCGAGGACGTCTCCCTGGACGACGTCGCCCTGGCCGCCGGGGTCTCGCGGCCACTGGTCTACCGCTACTTCCCCGGCGGCAAGCAGCAGTTGTACGAGGCCGCCCTGCGCAGCGCGGCCGACATCCTGGAACGCTGCTTCGCCGAGCCGGAGACCGGGCCGCTCACCCGCCGGCTCTCGCGCGCGCTCGACCGCTATCTGGCCTTCGTCGACGAGCACGACGCGGGCTTCAGCGCGCTGCTGCAGGGCGGCAGCGTCGTGGGGACGACCCGTACGACCGCGATCGTGGACGAGGTGCGGCGCGCCGCCGCCGACCAGATCCTGCGGCACCTGGGCGAGCCGGAGCCGGGCCTGCGGCTGCGGATGACCGTCCGCATGTGGATCACCGCCGTCGAGGCCGCCTCGCTGATCTGGCTCGACGAGGACAAGCAGCCGTCCCTCGACGAGCTGCGGGACTGGCTGGTCGACCACTTCGTGGCGCTGCTGGCCGCCACCGCGGCCACGGACCCGCAGACCGCCCGGGTGACCCGGGCGGCACTGAAGCTGGAGACCGCCGAGGGCCCGGCCGGCGACCTGGCCCGCCGCATCCTGCCCGTCGTGGGCGACGCCACCCACCTGCTGTGA
- a CDS encoding AurF N-oxygenase family protein has translation MTSAPTDMTVTDTDVLRDALGLLKDREQVAERLLDSSAKHSFDPDTELDWDAPLEEGKWFWPPELVSLYDTPLWKKMSPEQQQDLSRHEAAALASLGIWFEIILMQLLVRHIYDKPVTSAHVRYALTEIADECRHSKMFARMIQKGGAPAYPVSRLNHNLARVLKTVSTTPGSFACTLLGEEILDWMQRLTFPDERVQTIVRGVTRIHVVEEARHVRYAREELRRQMVTAPRWERELTRISSGEAARVFSVAFVNPAVYTQVGLDRREAVAQVRASGHRREVMQSGARRLTDFLDEIGVLRGVGRRLWRSSGLLA, from the coding sequence ATGACGAGCGCACCCACCGACATGACCGTGACGGACACCGACGTCCTGCGGGACGCCCTCGGTCTGCTCAAGGACCGGGAACAGGTCGCCGAGCGGTTGCTCGACTCCTCCGCCAAGCACTCCTTCGACCCCGACACCGAACTCGACTGGGACGCGCCCCTCGAAGAGGGCAAGTGGTTCTGGCCGCCGGAGCTGGTCTCGCTCTACGACACCCCGCTGTGGAAGAAGATGTCACCGGAGCAGCAGCAGGACCTCTCCCGGCACGAGGCCGCCGCCCTCGCCTCGCTCGGCATCTGGTTCGAGATCATCCTGATGCAGCTGCTGGTCCGGCACATCTACGACAAGCCGGTGACCAGCGCACACGTCCGCTACGCGCTCACCGAGATAGCCGACGAGTGCCGGCACTCCAAGATGTTCGCGCGCATGATCCAGAAGGGCGGCGCACCCGCGTACCCGGTCTCCCGGCTCAACCACAACCTCGCCCGCGTCCTCAAGACGGTCTCCACCACCCCCGGCTCCTTCGCCTGCACCCTGCTCGGCGAGGAGATCCTCGACTGGATGCAGCGGCTGACGTTCCCGGACGAGCGGGTGCAGACGATCGTGCGCGGGGTGACCCGCATCCATGTCGTCGAGGAGGCCCGGCATGTGCGCTACGCCCGCGAGGAGCTGCGCCGCCAGATGGTGACCGCGCCGCGCTGGGAGCGGGAGTTGACCCGCATCAGCTCCGGCGAGGCGGCCCGGGTCTTCTCCGTCGCCTTCGTCAACCCGGCCGTCTACACCCAGGTGGGGCTGGACCGGCGCGAGGCCGTCGCCCAGGTCAGGGCCAGCGGCCACCGCCGCGAGGTGATGCAGTCCGGCGCCCGGCGGCTTACCGACTTCCTGGACGAGATCGGCGTACTGCGGGGCGTGGGCCGCCGGTTGTGGCGCAGCTCGGGCCTGCTGGCCTGA